In Candidatus Saganbacteria bacterium, a single window of DNA contains:
- a CDS encoding DUF4040 domain-containing protein — protein MMHIILLTMLVVSALLAVSLRDILKAGIALGVLSIILSVLFFKFDSPYAAVFELSICAGLITVLFTSVVSLTQDKDGQD, from the coding sequence ATGATGCATATAATCTTACTGACAATGTTAGTCGTATCCGCGTTGCTTGCGGTATCTCTCAGAGACATACTTAAAGCGGGTATCGCGCTTGGTGTCCTCAGCATAATACTCTCGGTCCTGTTCTTTAAATTTGATTCTCCTTATGCCGCGGTATTCGAGCTTTCGATCTGCGCCGGACTGATCACCGTGCTGTTCACCTCCGTAGTCAGCCTCACACAAGACAAGGACGGACAAGACTAA
- a CDS encoding NADH-quinone oxidoreductase subunit K — MALNPDIFTAVLIFIIGFACLLSSRNMIRMIIGIEIMARAATYSFIYFGFLNGNTSLSQAAVITVIVVEVVVSATALALIMNIYKSGRTLDVRRLTKLKG; from the coding sequence GTGGCGCTTAATCCGGACATATTCACGGCGGTATTGATCTTCATCATTGGATTCGCGTGCCTGCTGAGCTCCAGGAACATGATCAGGATGATAATCGGCATCGAGATAATGGCGAGGGCCGCCACATATTCATTCATCTATTTCGGGTTCCTCAATGGCAATACATCTTTAAGCCAGGCGGCCGTTATAACAGTGATCGTAGTTGAGGTCGTGGTGAGCGCTACGGCACTGGCTTTAATAATGAATATATATAAATCAGGCAGAACGCTTGATGTCAGGCGTTTGACGAAGCTGAAAGGGTAA
- a CDS encoding NADH-quinone oxidoreductase subunit L: MLYAAVIIFPFLAAALVPLASVFGKRPMEIFSVISGFVIAGLTLCLIPLIRQGSGISVQWLPNIAVGMNLDALSVNIAVIAGTIGSLIVLYSVKYMEKEEGGMRYYSLTLMFIGAMIGLVLSDNFLTLYIFWEIVGLCSYALIGFFYKDPKAVRAGIKAFITTRVGDIGLLIGILLLFMYTGTFNINQTIASIGQIPPVILTIAAFCFMAGAIGKSAQVPLHVWLPDAMEAPTTISALIHAATMVNAGIYLMARTVPLFVSVPGWMMVLSWVGVITALLSASMALVEKDLKRVLAYSTISQLGFMMFAIGVGGLFASQFHLMSHAIFKALLFLSAGAIIHEVGTRNMHEMGGLFSKMRITAVCFGAGTLALMGIPIFNGFFSKDLILASAYSSGSYLPLFFAALAAVFTVIYSLRMYGLVFLGQKRTDHATDAPWQMTLPLILLAAASLVSWMLVKNFNRAMIFSGIHVEHISFKEFFAEMFASPVTLLTLAVITAGILIFYFRSTLLEKFSMILRPFLKAASNGFGFDAFYGRIISGLLDCAENVLKVFDEGFLNGLNYMTGRAFVRFSSAFALTHTGELNINLMGMAVGVAFVLLIIFWR; this comes from the coding sequence ATGTTATACGCAGCGGTAATAATATTCCCGTTCCTCGCGGCGGCATTAGTGCCGCTGGCAAGTGTTTTCGGGAAGAGGCCGATGGAAATATTTTCGGTGATAAGCGGTTTTGTGATCGCCGGCCTGACGCTTTGCCTGATCCCTTTGATCAGGCAGGGGAGCGGGATCTCCGTCCAATGGCTTCCTAATATCGCGGTCGGGATGAACCTTGACGCGCTTTCCGTCAATATTGCCGTGATCGCAGGGACGATCGGGTCGCTTATAGTCCTGTATTCCGTCAAATACATGGAAAAAGAAGAAGGCGGGATGCGCTATTACAGCCTTACGCTGATGTTCATCGGCGCGATGATAGGGCTGGTTCTTTCCGACAATTTCCTTACATTATATATATTCTGGGAGATAGTGGGCCTCTGTTCATACGCCCTGATCGGCTTCTTTTATAAAGACCCGAAAGCCGTACGGGCCGGCATAAAAGCTTTCATCACTACGAGAGTGGGTGATATCGGGCTTTTGATCGGGATACTCCTGCTTTTTATGTACACGGGCACGTTCAATATCAACCAGACAATAGCAAGTATCGGACAGATACCGCCGGTTATCCTGACAATAGCCGCGTTCTGCTTCATGGCAGGAGCGATCGGCAAATCGGCGCAGGTGCCGCTCCACGTGTGGCTTCCGGACGCGATGGAAGCCCCGACGACGATATCCGCTCTCATCCACGCGGCGACGATGGTCAATGCCGGCATATACCTCATGGCAAGGACAGTCCCGCTTTTCGTTTCCGTTCCCGGATGGATGATGGTCCTCAGCTGGGTCGGCGTCATAACAGCGCTTCTTTCGGCTTCTATGGCGCTGGTAGAAAAAGACCTTAAAAGAGTGCTTGCCTATTCCACGATAAGCCAGCTTGGTTTCATGATGTTCGCGATAGGGGTCGGCGGTCTCTTCGCGTCGCAGTTCCACCTGATGAGCCACGCGATATTTAAGGCGCTTCTGTTCCTTTCGGCCGGCGCGATAATCCACGAGGTCGGCACGCGTAATATGCATGAAATGGGCGGGCTTTTCAGCAAAATGAGGATCACTGCCGTATGTTTCGGCGCGGGGACGCTTGCTTTGATGGGTATCCCGATATTCAACGGGTTCTTTTCAAAAGACCTTATACTTGCCTCGGCTTACTCTTCCGGAAGTTATCTTCCGCTTTTCTTTGCGGCTCTCGCGGCGGTATTTACTGTGATCTATTCTCTCAGGATGTACGGTCTTGTTTTTCTCGGGCAAAAAAGGACTGACCATGCGACCGACGCTCCGTGGCAGATGACGCTTCCTTTGATACTTCTCGCGGCTGCTTCGCTCGTGAGCTGGATGCTTGTAAAGAACTTCAACAGGGCTATGATCTTTTCCGGCATACATGTGGAACATATCAGCTTTAAAGAGTTCTTTGCGGAAATGTTCGCGAGCCCGGTCACGCTGCTTACCCTTGCTGTTATCACGGCGGGTATTCTGATCTTCTATTTCAGAAGTACATTACTCGAAAAGTTTTCAATGATACTGAGGCCGTTTTTAAAAGCCGCGTCTAACGGTTTCGGTTTTGACGCGTTTTACGGCCGTATCATCTCCGGTTTACTGGATTGCGCGGAAAATGTCCTCAAAGTGTTCGACGAGGGCTTTTTGAACGGGCTTAATTATATGACAGGCAGGGCCTTTGTCCGGTTCTCTTCGGCGTTCGCCCTGACGCATACGGGAGAGCTCAATATAAATCTGATGGGGATGGCGGTCGGGGTGGCTTTTGTGCTGCTCATTATTTTCTGGAGATAA